In Synechococcus sp. PCC 6312, one genomic interval encodes:
- a CDS encoding lysophospholipase, whose amino-acid sequence MTVISMDEEFFTDTNTSIKQIIFAQHGMTDHNKLTGHLARRVAPPQSLIIAPNLGYFSTLFAIAPLINRVETNAKDVLGRFPHVPVRLIAVSLGGIIWTEVLSRHPEWWPRFESIIFLGVPVGGADLARIFDPFSWGLGIAKELGKNRRPLAEKITDQIPTLAVIGNTTGGGDGTIPIESAKLKYAHVVCLEGVSHPNLRTNPSVANCIRDFWAQPRQVLPAPPRTLITDLIDHFRAVPGITDADARDFPRATTVHTFSDGTTIRTWVNVVGVHHVFIANPAGACEYSGFVGWVHTNDLKHAITSIIETR is encoded by the coding sequence GTGACAGTAATTAGTATGGACGAAGAATTTTTTACGGATACAAATACCTCTATCAAACAGATTATTTTTGCCCAGCATGGTATGACTGATCACAATAAATTAACGGGACATTTGGCCCGTCGTGTTGCCCCGCCTCAGTCATTAATTATTGCGCCAAATCTTGGTTACTTCTCTACCCTGTTTGCTATTGCCCCGTTGATTAATCGAGTTGAGACAAACGCAAAGGACGTTCTGGGACGCTTTCCCCATGTTCCTGTCCGGCTAATAGCAGTTTCCTTGGGTGGGATCATTTGGACTGAAGTCTTATCTCGACATCCAGAATGGTGGCCCCGTTTTGAGTCAATCATATTTTTAGGGGTTCCTGTTGGTGGAGCAGACCTCGCTAGAATTTTTGATCCCTTTAGTTGGGGACTTGGTATTGCCAAAGAACTCGGTAAAAATCGGCGGCCGCTTGCCGAAAAAATAACAGATCAGATTCCTACTCTAGCCGTGATCGGAAATACAACCGGCGGCGGGGATGGCACAATTCCGATTGAATCTGCGAAGTTAAAGTATGCTCATGTTGTTTGCTTAGAGGGCGTTAGTCACCCCAATTTAAGAACGAATCCATCGGTTGCAAATTGTATCCGAGACTTTTGGGCCCAACCACGCCAAGTCCTACCTGCTCCACCCAGAACACTAATCACTGATCTTATTGACCATTTTCGAGCCGTACCAGGAATTACAGATGCCGATGCACGAGATTTTCCCAGAGCAACCACTGTGCATACATTTTCTGATGGCACAACAATCCGTACTTGGGTTAATGTCGTGGGTGTGCATCATGTGTTTATTGCTAACCCTGCTGGGGCCTGTGAATATTCAGGATTTGTAGGTTGGGTTCATACCAATGATTTGAAACACGCAATCACTAGCATCATAGAAACTAGGTGA
- a CDS encoding FAD-binding oxidoreductase: MVRVAIIGAGIVGSAIAYELSRVRGLEVIVLEKNPAHEWGATGAALGVLLGGLSQKRSGKHLQLRQASLKRWDSLVSELEAITGQPLPYNRHGILELCFDPQAWTKWQGIQPDRQAQGFPLVLWSVAEVQARYPEVAIEGLVRGVFSAQDRQIAPIPVTQELRQAAQQQGAQFYFQAQLDPLVATSGRVMQLSWQNQVDQQSQEIDVLVIAAGLGSTSLTAALSEKIQLQPVLGQAIHYRCITPITQNWPVIQGQDIHLVPVLSSFQASPEFWVGATVEFPADTLAPEQLDPTRLLHLQAQALEMFPFLAQAEVITTWSGMRPRPVNRPAPIIEPLANYENVYLATGHYRNGILLAPITAQLIATEITQILQP; encoded by the coding sequence GTGGTGCGTGTTGCGATTATTGGGGCGGGAATTGTTGGCTCGGCCATTGCCTATGAGTTAAGTCGGGTGCGGGGCCTGGAGGTAATTGTTCTCGAAAAAAATCCGGCGCATGAATGGGGGGCTACGGGCGCGGCTTTGGGGGTGTTACTAGGGGGATTGAGTCAAAAACGTTCTGGAAAACATCTGCAACTGCGCCAGGCCAGCCTCAAACGCTGGGATAGTCTCGTCTCAGAACTAGAAGCGATCACTGGACAACCCCTGCCCTACAATCGTCACGGAATTCTCGAGCTTTGTTTTGATCCCCAGGCCTGGACTAAGTGGCAAGGGATTCAACCGGATCGCCAAGCCCAAGGATTTCCCCTCGTGTTGTGGTCGGTGGCAGAAGTCCAAGCCCGTTATCCAGAGGTGGCAATAGAGGGCCTGGTAAGAGGAGTTTTTTCGGCTCAGGATCGGCAAATAGCCCCAATTCCGGTCACTCAAGAGCTCCGTCAGGCTGCTCAACAACAAGGCGCACAGTTCTATTTCCAGGCCCAACTAGATCCCCTTGTTGCAACATCTGGTCGGGTTATGCAATTGAGTTGGCAAAACCAGGTCGATCAACAGAGTCAAGAGATTGATGTATTGGTCATTGCGGCAGGCCTGGGTTCAACTTCCTTAACAGCGGCACTCTCGGAAAAGATCCAGTTACAACCTGTCCTTGGCCAGGCCATTCATTATCGTTGTATAACTCCGATCACCCAAAATTGGCCGGTGATCCAAGGTCAGGACATTCACTTAGTACCGGTTTTGAGTAGTTTTCAGGCCAGCCCGGAGTTTTGGGTCGGGGCAACAGTCGAGTTCCCTGCGGATACCTTAGCTCCCGAACAGCTCGATCCGACTCGACTATTACACTTGCAAGCCCAGGCCCTAGAGATGTTTCCCTTTTTAGCTCAGGCAGAAGTGATTACCACTTGGTCAGGAATGCGGCCGCGACCCGTCAATCGTCCCGCCCCAATTATTGAACCTCTAGCTAACTATGAAAATGTTTATCTAGCAACAGGTCATTACCGCAATGGAATTTTATTAGCACCCATTACCGCTCAACTTATTGCTACTGAAATAACCCAAATTCTTCAACCGTAA
- the psbQ gene encoding photosystem II protein PsbQ, protein MSRVRAWMMVMIGLVAALLVSCSGPTTTVKIPTTYSNTQLDLISNYLTTIEDNSVRLGQLEAGITAGDWQTVRTVMRGPLGQMILDMRNLNRNLLTKDQKPAIETTRGIVTHLLALDQAAIDEDIPAAQKAFKAVKQDYEDYLKLVPQV, encoded by the coding sequence ATGTCTAGAGTGAGAGCTTGGATGATGGTGATGATTGGCCTGGTCGCAGCCCTCTTAGTCAGTTGTAGCGGCCCGACAACCACCGTGAAAATCCCCACCACCTACAGCAATACTCAGCTTGATCTGATCAGCAATTATTTAACTACGATTGAAGACAATTCGGTACGCCTGGGACAGCTTGAGGCAGGTATTACGGCTGGGGATTGGCAAACGGTGCGGACGGTGATGCGTGGCCCCCTGGGACAGATGATCTTGGATATGCGGAACCTGAATCGGAATTTGCTCACCAAAGATCAAAAGCCAGCCATTGAGACCACGCGAGGGATCGTGACGCATCTCCTAGCTCTAGACCAAGCTGCTATTGATGAGGATATTCCTGCTGCCCAAAAAGCCTTCAAAGCAGTCAAACAGGACTATGAAGACTATCTCAAGTTGGTTCCCCAGGTCTAA
- a CDS encoding PQQ-dependent sugar dehydrogenase, with translation MKQLYAVGCSIACLFLWGLSSCASESSPPPQTRSQPTANVLLSPADVPVVTDVERVTVVEGLEHPWGLAWLPNGDVLITERPGRLRLVKQGQLVPQPVAGLPEIFAQGQGGLLDVAVHPEFAQNRLIYLTYASGQREGNQTQVLRAVLDGDKLENIQVIFQAKPAKPGTQHFGSRLLWLTDGTLLVAIGDGGNPPLSLNGELIRNQAQKLNSSLGKIHRIQDDGAILPDNPFRSDPQAQPSLWSIGHRNIQGLAKDPLTGAIWSTEHGSRGGDELNLIQPGKNYGWPLVTWSEEYTGGEISPLRTKLGLVDPKLVWTPAIAPSGLAIYRGRKIPAWEGLIFAGGLVSQDVRKIEVDQQGQVIAQGRISIGARVRDVRQGPDQFLYVLTDESRTGRLIRLQPRQP, from the coding sequence GTGAAGCAACTTTACGCGGTTGGGTGTTCCATCGCTTGCTTGTTCCTCTGGGGATTGAGCAGTTGTGCCTCGGAAAGTTCCCCACCCCCCCAGACCAGGAGCCAACCAACCGCGAATGTCTTGCTGAGTCCTGCAGATGTACCCGTGGTTACTGATGTGGAACGGGTGACGGTGGTGGAAGGCTTGGAACATCCCTGGGGCCTGGCCTGGTTACCCAATGGTGATGTTTTAATTACCGAGCGTCCAGGGCGTTTACGGTTGGTCAAACAGGGTCAATTAGTCCCTCAGCCAGTGGCCGGCCTGCCGGAAATTTTTGCCCAAGGTCAGGGGGGCCTGTTAGATGTGGCGGTGCATCCGGAATTTGCCCAGAATCGCTTGATCTACCTCACCTATGCCAGTGGTCAAAGGGAAGGGAATCAAACTCAAGTCTTACGGGCTGTTTTAGATGGTGACAAACTTGAAAATATCCAAGTGATTTTCCAGGCCAAACCAGCTAAACCCGGCACACAACATTTTGGCTCCCGCTTACTCTGGCTAACCGATGGAACCTTACTCGTCGCGATTGGAGATGGGGGAAATCCGCCTCTGAGCTTAAATGGAGAATTAATTCGGAACCAGGCCCAAAAGCTGAACAGTAGCCTCGGCAAAATCCATCGGATTCAGGATGATGGTGCGATCCTCCCCGATAACCCCTTTCGGAGTGACCCCCAGGCCCAACCCAGCTTGTGGAGTATTGGCCATCGCAATATCCAGGGGTTAGCCAAGGATCCGCTTACGGGGGCAATTTGGTCAACAGAACATGGCTCACGGGGTGGGGATGAACTGAACCTGATTCAACCTGGGAAAAATTATGGTTGGCCACTTGTGACCTGGAGTGAAGAATATACGGGCGGCGAAATTTCACCTTTACGGACAAAGCTTGGCCTGGTAGATCCAAAACTAGTCTGGACTCCGGCGATTGCGCCTTCTGGATTAGCTATTTATCGGGGTAGGAAGATTCCGGCCTGGGAGGGGCTGATTTTTGCTGGGGGCCTGGTTTCCCAAGATGTCCGCAAAATTGAGGTGGATCAACAGGGTCAGGTGATTGCTCAAGGCAGAATTTCGATCGGGGCCAGGGTGCGTGATGTCCGCCAAGGGCCAGATCAATTCCTCTATGTTTTGACGGATGAATCTCGGACAGGGCGGTTAATTCGGCTCCAACCACGTCAACCCTAA
- the clpB gene encoding ATP-dependent chaperone ClpB → MQPTDPAKFTDKAWEAIVKSQDVAKQFRNQYLEVEHLAIALVEQAGLANTILTKAGADETAILQRLVDFAKQQPRVPNGTELYLGRHLDALLDLAERERDARDDAFISVEHILLGLSEDRRIGKSLFRMAKIERDQLEQAITSVRGNQKVSDQNPENRYEALSKYGRDLTEQARQGKLDPVIGRDEEIRRVIQVLSRRMKNNPVLIGEPGVGKTAIAEGLAQRIINGDVPESLKNRQLISLDMGSLVAGAKFRGDFEDRLKAVLHEVTHSDGQIVLFIDELHTVVGAGANQNSNMDAGNLLKPMLARGELRCIGASTLDEYRKSIEKDPALERRFQQVYIGQPTVENTISILRGIKQRYEIHHNVQITDSALVAAATLSDRYIADRFLPDKAIDLVDEAAAKLKMEITSKPGELETIERRLMQLEIEKLSLEQEEPRSRTGTYAPERERLQKITAEIAELTPKKEAMEAQWQGEKQLLERLNTLKEEQDQIKLQIEQAERKYDLNRVAQLQHGKLAEVQRDLAEVEAKLEAIQAESSTFLRDQVTDADIAAIVAKWTGIPLQKLLETERQKLLHLESVLHQRVIGQEEAVAAVAAAIRRARAGMKDPGRPIGSFLFMGPTGVGKTELARALADCLFDDDGALVRLDMSEYMEKHAVSRMIGAPPGYVGFDSGGQLTEAVRRRPYSVVLFDEVEKAHPEVFNVLLQVLDDGRITDSQGRTIDFCNTVIVMTSNIGSDHILDIGGDDTRYEEMRGRVMGVLQKHFRPEFLNRVDDLILFHALNRQELRQIIQIQLKRVHKLLAEQKITLSFTDAALDHLVDAGFDPVYGARPLKRAIQREVENSIAVEILAETYGPGEQIVVDCDQGKLKFTSKNLQPSSAPGLADC, encoded by the coding sequence ATGCAACCCACTGACCCAGCCAAATTTACCGATAAGGCCTGGGAAGCCATTGTCAAATCTCAGGATGTCGCCAAGCAATTTCGCAATCAATATTTAGAAGTTGAACATCTGGCCATTGCCTTAGTCGAACAGGCTGGGTTAGCCAATACAATTTTGACCAAAGCGGGGGCCGATGAAACCGCTATTTTGCAGCGATTGGTGGATTTTGCCAAACAACAACCCCGCGTCCCCAATGGCACTGAACTCTACTTAGGCCGCCACTTAGATGCCCTCTTGGATTTGGCAGAGCGGGAACGGGATGCGCGGGATGATGCTTTTATCTCCGTGGAGCACATTCTCCTGGGCCTGAGTGAAGACCGGCGGATTGGCAAAAGCTTATTTCGGATGGCCAAGATTGAGCGGGATCAACTGGAACAGGCCATTACCTCCGTGCGCGGGAATCAAAAAGTTTCCGATCAAAACCCAGAAAACCGCTACGAAGCCCTGAGTAAATATGGGCGCGATTTAACGGAACAGGCCCGCCAAGGCAAATTAGATCCAGTCATTGGCCGGGATGAAGAAATTCGGCGGGTGATCCAGGTTCTTTCACGGCGGATGAAAAATAATCCGGTTTTGATTGGCGAGCCAGGGGTGGGAAAAACTGCCATTGCGGAGGGCCTGGCCCAACGAATCATTAACGGCGATGTTCCAGAATCGTTGAAAAATCGGCAGTTAATTTCCCTCGATATGGGCAGTTTGGTGGCTGGGGCCAAGTTTCGCGGGGATTTTGAAGATCGCCTGAAAGCAGTGCTCCATGAAGTTACCCATTCTGATGGGCAAATTGTCCTCTTTATTGATGAACTTCATACCGTTGTCGGGGCCGGGGCCAATCAAAACTCCAACATGGATGCCGGGAATTTACTCAAACCAATGCTAGCCCGCGGAGAGTTGCGCTGTATTGGGGCCTCGACTCTGGATGAATACCGCAAATCCATTGAAAAAGATCCAGCCCTCGAGCGGCGATTTCAACAGGTTTATATTGGGCAGCCTACGGTTGAAAATACGATTTCCATTTTGCGCGGTATTAAGCAGCGTTATGAAATTCACCACAATGTCCAAATTACCGACTCAGCTTTAGTTGCTGCTGCTACGCTGTCGGATCGATATATTGCGGATCGATTTTTGCCAGATAAAGCCATTGATTTAGTCGATGAAGCCGCTGCCAAGTTAAAGATGGAAATTACTTCCAAACCGGGGGAGTTGGAAACCATTGAACGGCGACTGATGCAGTTAGAAATCGAAAAGCTTTCTCTGGAGCAGGAAGAACCTCGCAGTCGCACCGGAACCTATGCCCCAGAACGGGAACGGCTGCAAAAAATTACGGCGGAAATTGCTGAACTCACCCCGAAAAAAGAAGCGATGGAAGCCCAATGGCAGGGGGAAAAGCAATTACTGGAGCGACTCAATACCCTTAAAGAAGAACAGGATCAGATTAAGCTCCAAATTGAACAGGCCGAGCGCAAATATGACTTAAATAGGGTGGCCCAACTTCAACATGGGAAACTGGCTGAAGTACAACGAGACTTAGCGGAAGTCGAAGCCAAGTTAGAGGCCATCCAGGCCGAGAGCAGTACTTTTTTGCGAGATCAAGTCACTGATGCAGATATTGCTGCGATTGTGGCCAAGTGGACAGGCATCCCCCTCCAAAAGCTCTTGGAAACAGAACGTCAAAAACTCCTCCATTTAGAGTCGGTTCTCCATCAGCGGGTGATTGGACAAGAAGAAGCCGTGGCGGCAGTGGCAGCAGCAATTCGCCGGGCCCGTGCAGGTATGAAGGATCCTGGCCGACCGATTGGTTCGTTCCTATTCATGGGCCCAACCGGGGTGGGGAAAACGGAACTCGCCCGCGCCTTAGCTGATTGTCTCTTTGACGATGATGGGGCCTTGGTGCGGTTGGATATGTCCGAGTACATGGAAAAACACGCCGTTTCCCGGATGATTGGTGCGCCCCCAGGCTATGTCGGGTTTGACTCTGGTGGGCAGTTAACTGAGGCTGTCCGGCGGCGGCCCTATTCCGTGGTGTTGTTTGATGAGGTGGAAAAAGCCCATCCCGAAGTGTTTAATGTCCTGTTGCAAGTGTTGGATGACGGGCGAATTACGGATTCCCAAGGGCGGACGATTGATTTCTGCAACACTGTGATTGTCATGACCAGCAACATTGGCAGCGATCACATTTTGGATATTGGCGGAGATGATACTCGCTATGAGGAAATGCGGGGGCGGGTGATGGGGGTGCTGCAAAAACATTTCCGGCCCGAGTTTCTCAATCGGGTAGATGATTTAATTTTGTTCCATGCCCTCAACCGCCAAGAATTACGGCAAATCATCCAAATTCAACTGAAACGAGTGCATAAACTCCTAGCTGAACAAAAAATTACTCTCAGTTTTACCGATGCTGCCTTAGATCACCTGGTGGATGCGGGATTTGATCCAGTCTATGGAGCCAGGCCCCTGAAACGTGCCATTCAGCGGGAAGTGGAAAACTCCATTGCCGTGGAAATCTTGGCGGAAACCTACGGGCCTGGGGAGCAAATTGTCGTGGACTGTGACCAGGGCAAGTTGAAATTCACCTCCAAAAATCTTCAGCCATCATCAGCCCCAGGCCTGGCCGACTGTTAA
- the fmt gene encoding methionyl-tRNA formyltransferase encodes MRIIFFGTPDFAVPTLAALLTSKHQVLGVVTQPDKRRGRGSDLIPSPIKQLALDANLPIWQPTRIKQDKEVIEAIQACGAEVFVVVAYGQILSQEILDIPKLGCINNHASLLPRYRGAAPIQWALYHGEPETGITTMLMDAGMDTGAMLLTVKAPITLGDNAATLGERLAGLGADLLLETLAQVPSLTPIPQDPTQATYAPLIKKPDYELAWNRSALDLHNQVRGFYPNCQTQLLNQAIKITRTLPLIPDVMAELPEQLQAWVNQSKSDPQAVGNTGAILKGLGPVVQTGQGQLLIQEVQPAGKKRQSGWDFANGLRLTVGQAWG; translated from the coding sequence GTGCGAATTATTTTCTTCGGAACACCAGATTTTGCTGTACCGACTTTAGCGGCCCTTTTGACTTCAAAACATCAGGTGCTTGGGGTCGTGACACAACCGGATAAACGGCGGGGGCGGGGCAGTGATTTAATCCCTTCACCAATTAAACAGTTGGCCTTAGACGCAAACCTCCCAATTTGGCAGCCCACCCGCATTAAGCAAGATAAAGAGGTGATTGAGGCAATCCAGGCCTGTGGGGCTGAGGTCTTTGTCGTGGTGGCCTATGGCCAGATTTTATCCCAGGAGATCCTCGATATTCCCAAATTAGGCTGTATCAACAACCATGCCTCCTTATTACCGCGCTATCGAGGAGCCGCCCCCATTCAATGGGCCTTGTATCACGGGGAACCGGAAACGGGGATTACGACTATGCTGATGGATGCTGGGATGGATACGGGGGCGATGCTGTTAACGGTTAAAGCACCGATCACCTTGGGGGATAATGCGGCAACGTTGGGGGAACGCCTGGCCGGCCTGGGGGCAGACTTACTTTTAGAAACCCTAGCCCAAGTCCCCAGTCTGACTCCGATTCCCCAGGATCCAACCCAGGCCACCTATGCCCCTCTGATTAAAAAGCCCGATTATGAACTGGCCTGGAACCGATCTGCCTTAGACCTTCACAATCAAGTGCGTGGCTTTTATCCTAACTGTCAAACCCAACTATTGAACCAGGCCATTAAAATTACTCGAACCCTACCCCTCATACCGGATGTGATGGCAGAGTTACCGGAGCAACTCCAGGCCTGGGTGAATCAATCTAAATCTGATCCGCAAGCCGTAGGAAATACAGGGGCGATTCTCAAGGGCCTGGGGCCGGTGGTTCAAACCGGGCAGGGACAATTACTGATCCAAGAGGTTCAACCCGCCGGAAAAAAACGCCAATCGGGGTGGGATTTTGCCAACGGACTCCGGTTAACAGTCGGCCAGGCCTGGGGCTGA
- a CDS encoding RNA polymerase sigma factor SigF, translating into MSLDTSLDSTAALIKAFQENGCPKTRNSLVQLNMGLVRKEAHRWVHYSQETFEDLVQVGTLGLIRAVERFDPNHGSAFSTFAMVYIRGEIQHYLRDKSTHIRVPRRWQTLYRQGSRLTSELRQYLDRQPTNQEIATGLQIGVEEWEQIKFAYVNCLPLSLDAPVSEATEDSTSLGETLPDQHYRSFQLAQEDQIRLQQCLQKLEARTCEILEFVFLHDLSQKETAELLGISAVTVSRQVKKGLEHLRRLMVHENEAGN; encoded by the coding sequence ATGTCCCTAGATACTTCCCTTGATTCAACTGCGGCCCTGATTAAAGCCTTTCAAGAAAATGGTTGCCCAAAGACACGCAATTCCCTCGTTCAACTCAACATGGGCCTGGTACGGAAAGAAGCTCACCGTTGGGTTCATTATTCCCAAGAAACCTTTGAAGACCTTGTCCAAGTTGGCACACTCGGCTTAATTCGGGCTGTGGAACGATTTGACCCCAATCATGGCTCTGCTTTTAGCACCTTTGCTATGGTTTATATCCGAGGTGAAATCCAACATTACCTACGGGATAAAAGCACCCATATTCGCGTCCCCCGCCGCTGGCAAACCCTCTATCGTCAAGGCAGTCGGCTGACTTCGGAATTACGGCAATACCTCGATCGGCAACCCACTAATCAAGAAATTGCCACGGGCCTCCAGATTGGTGTTGAAGAGTGGGAACAAATTAAGTTTGCCTATGTGAACTGCTTACCCTTGAGCTTGGATGCCCCTGTTAGTGAGGCAACGGAAGATAGTACCTCCTTGGGGGAAACCTTACCAGACCAGCATTACCGGAGTTTTCAACTGGCTCAAGAAGACCAAATCCGTCTCCAGCAATGTTTACAAAAGTTAGAAGCCCGTACCTGCGAGATTTTAGAATTTGTTTTTCTCCATGACCTCAGCCAAAAGGAAACCGCCGAATTATTGGGGATCAGTGCGGTCACGGTGTCGCGGCAAGTGAAAAAGGGCCTGGAGCATTTACGGCGGTTGATGGTTCATGAGAATGAGGCGGGTAATTAA
- a CDS encoding NUDIX hydrolase has product MTRPTPEPAEIIQPQFFCRSRKFSFAVNRYRLPNGVVADLGYIAHPGGAVAVPVTNTGEFVLVRQYRFAAQGRLLEFPAGTLEPNEPADVTIKRELEEETGYRALAWETLGQFYVAPGYSDEIIYAFLAQKLEKLTTPPPQDEDEDIEVVLMSPEALEDAIYAGEIADAKTISAYFLTRQHNLLAKDEVNSSED; this is encoded by the coding sequence ATGACCCGACCCACCCCCGAACCCGCTGAAATCATCCAACCCCAGTTTTTCTGCCGCTCGCGTAAGTTTTCCTTTGCCGTGAATCGCTATCGTTTACCCAATGGGGTTGTGGCAGACCTGGGTTATATTGCCCATCCAGGGGGAGCAGTGGCCGTTCCGGTGACGAATACAGGAGAGTTTGTCCTTGTCCGGCAGTATCGCTTTGCAGCCCAAGGCCGGCTTTTGGAATTTCCAGCGGGAACCCTTGAACCCAATGAACCTGCGGATGTGACCATTAAACGCGAGCTAGAGGAAGAAACCGGGTACAGAGCCTTGGCCTGGGAAACCCTGGGACAGTTTTATGTGGCCCCTGGATATTCTGATGAAATTATTTATGCATTTTTGGCCCAAAAGCTAGAAAAGCTAACCACACCGCCACCTCAGGATGAAGATGAAGACATTGAAGTGGTGTTGATGTCCCCAGAGGCCTTGGAAGATGCCATTTATGCTGGGGAAATTGCCGATGCTAAAACCATCAGTGCCTATTTCCTCACCCGTCAGCACAATTTACTCGCTAAGGATGAGGTGAACAGCTCCGAAGATTGA
- the psaC gene encoding photosystem I iron-sulfur center protein PsaC — MAHTVKIYDTCIGCTQCVRACPTDVLEMVPWDGCKAGQIASSPRTEDCVGCKRCETACPTDFLSIRVYLGAETTRSMGLAY; from the coding sequence ATGGCTCATACCGTGAAGATTTATGACACCTGCATTGGCTGTACCCAATGTGTACGGGCCTGTCCCACCGATGTTTTGGAAATGGTTCCGTGGGATGGTTGCAAAGCAGGCCAAATTGCCTCTTCCCCTCGGACAGAAGACTGTGTTGGCTGCAAACGTTGTGAAACCGCTTGTCCGACTGATTTCTTAAGTATCCGGGTTTACTTAGGCGCAGAAACCACTCGCAGCATGGGCCTGGCCTACTAG